The Lasioglossum baleicum chromosome 10, iyLasBale1, whole genome shotgun sequence genome contains the following window.
ACAGTGTAAATGACGATTTTCGTTAGACTTAATGGCGGTCTCTACGATGCCGGTACTCCTAACGAAATCCACTGCCACAATATTGGCGGAGTACTGCCAAACGGTGCtgtaccaattagtaatatTAGCATTCACTCTGTGCGCCATGTCACGGAGGCTTCCAAGTCTGTTGGATAGCACATCCACGAAACCCGCCGTCAGTTCTGCCATCGCTGATCTTGGCCTCACCCTGTTATCGCTGAAACAACCAACTGTTTGTTACGCTCTTTATGGTTAATCAGGCTGTATCCGTTCAACCCTTTATTAATTCTACACTTTATCCACCTGTCGTTATTTTCAATATCATTTAGATGCCTGTACAAGTTCCCGATGGTTCTGACGTTGCCCCATTGATGTCGCACGCAAGGCCACATGCTAGCGTGTTCCTGAACAATTTGCGTGTTTTCGTATCCGATTATCAATCTTTTTCCGGAAGACCAAATATCATTCAGCGTGGCGGACCATCCGTAACGGTTCGTCAGGAAATACTTCTGTAATTCATCCTCGAGATACGACACCAGCCTGCGATGCGTGGCCATATCGTTAAACCCTGGAAACGACGatcaataattatatattaaataaaaataaaaacgacAGTAATAATCCTTGAGTTGAAAGAGTTACCGATTGGAAATTCGCGAATGTCCATTATCACGATTTCTTCGGTGTTGTTGAGGAACTGTTTCACCTGATCTAGGACCGTTCTCAAGGGCACCGACCGGTACAGTGGCCCGTGATTGGTCCACCAAATATCGTCCGATAAAGGATAATGACCCACCCTGACGTCCAGGTATCGTACGCCATGGATCAATTGACCGAGAATGTCTATATCCTGTGGGAGATCGTCGATTAGAACAATTACAggctgacaagaaataacggagttaatcatttcttattataattctgtcaaattgacgaattttgaaaaaccaaataataacaaccataacatggacctttagtattcatatatataagaagtttcgaaatggccacccttagcgccgatacagaggctcgaacgtgtcttgaaattttcggcaatgggccgcagctcttctggtgTCATTCgatcccactcctggtacagagattttttcaatgactccaaatttttatggggcccagcacaggccctggcctccaaaatagaccacacgctgtagtccatcggttTCAGAGTACggcgagtacggcggccattcca
Protein-coding sequences here:
- the LOC143212593 gene encoding PI-PLC X domain-containing protein 1, producing the protein MVRCSTVLILIFPVITISETSAARACNSSAENWQSRVGILISPIVSKSSAHEIEIYWNNVDLRPDEKIVLLDTGRPDTTPIVLYNVTSRGRSGLERTGVRAEFVPSSQLPFARRCYKYSTARLTTTSGLKEIDCLKTQPTWMKERQSILGARRISQIFLPGTHDSACYVENGRGNFITNSAITQDIDILGQLIHGVRYLDVRVGHYPLSDDIWWTNHGPLYRSVPLRTVLDQVKQFLNNTEEIVIMDIREFPIGFNDMATHRRLVSYLEDELQKYFLTNRYGWSATLNDIWSSGKRLIIGYENTQIVQEHASMWPCVRHQWGNVRTIGNLYRHLNDIENNDSDNRVRPRSAMAELTAGFVDVLSNRLGSLRDMAHRVNANITNWYSTVWQYSANIVAVDFVRSTGIVETAIKSNENRHLHCRYY